A stretch of Cryptosporangium aurantiacum DNA encodes these proteins:
- a CDS encoding aldehyde dehydrogenase (NADP(+)), producing MNRVTAAAADAVPGLAALGRAGRARLLRAAAEEIEARREALVATAARETFLGDARLGGEVTRTAYQLRVFADVLDEGSYLEATIDHAGDTPMGPGPDLRRMLVPVGPVAVFGASNFPLAFSVPGGDTASALAAGCPVVVKAHESHPSTSALAFSALEAAASRVGAPSGTVGIVYGREAGAELVTDPLITAVGFTGSLAGGQALRALIETRPSPIPFYGELASLNPLVVTPGAAAERAASIADGLVASITGSLGQLCTKPGLVFVPADASGDELVARAASLVAAAPAGRLLNERVSEGYAAIGASLRAEPGVALAGPRVGGEGLSDAGFSDAGFSDAGLSGAGGAAAGLSGAGGAAAGLSGAGGAGGAAVPALLTVDAAGFTPALAEECFGPLALIVRYSSSAELLDVLASLPGSLTATVHSADGDDLGPLLAVLQPRAGRLLFDAYPTGVLVSWAQTHGGPWPSTNTVHTSVGPTAIRRFLRPLTWQNAPEHVLPAELRDGYEGIPRRVDGVLALPGTGVTSALPGPADRGR from the coding sequence GTGAACCGTGTTACCGCTGCTGCCGCCGACGCCGTTCCTGGCCTTGCTGCTCTCGGGCGCGCCGGGCGTGCCCGGCTGCTGCGGGCCGCCGCTGAGGAGATCGAGGCGCGCCGCGAGGCGCTCGTCGCCACCGCCGCGCGCGAGACGTTCCTGGGGGACGCCCGGCTCGGTGGTGAGGTCACCCGCACCGCCTATCAGCTGCGGGTCTTCGCCGACGTCCTCGACGAGGGCTCCTATCTGGAGGCCACGATCGACCACGCCGGGGACACCCCGATGGGGCCGGGGCCCGACCTGCGCCGGATGCTGGTGCCGGTCGGCCCGGTCGCGGTGTTCGGGGCGTCGAACTTCCCGCTGGCGTTCTCGGTGCCCGGTGGCGACACGGCGTCGGCGCTGGCGGCCGGGTGCCCGGTGGTGGTGAAGGCCCACGAGTCGCATCCCTCGACGTCCGCATTGGCGTTTTCGGCGTTGGAGGCGGCAGCCTCGCGGGTGGGAGCACCGTCCGGGACCGTCGGGATCGTGTACGGGCGGGAGGCCGGCGCGGAGCTGGTCACCGACCCGCTGATCACCGCCGTCGGGTTCACCGGATCGCTGGCGGGAGGGCAGGCGCTGCGGGCACTGATCGAGACGCGGCCCTCGCCGATCCCGTTCTACGGCGAGCTCGCGAGCCTGAACCCGCTGGTGGTGACGCCGGGGGCGGCGGCTGAGCGGGCAGCGTCCATCGCGGACGGGCTCGTCGCGTCGATCACCGGTTCGCTGGGCCAGCTGTGCACGAAGCCAGGTCTGGTGTTCGTGCCCGCGGACGCTTCGGGTGACGAGCTGGTCGCGCGGGCGGCGTCGCTGGTCGCCGCGGCACCGGCGGGCCGGCTGCTCAACGAGCGGGTCTCGGAGGGGTACGCCGCCATCGGCGCGTCGCTGCGTGCGGAGCCCGGGGTTGCTCTCGCCGGGCCGCGGGTCGGGGGCGAGGGGCTCTCGGACGCGGGGTTCTCGGACGCGGGGTTCTCGGACGCGGGGCTTTCGGGCGCGGGGGGCGCGGCCGCGGGGCTTTCGGGCGCGGGGGGCGCGGCCGCGGGGCTTTCGGGCGCGGGGGGCGCGGGCGGCGCGGCCGTGCCGGCGCTGTTGACCGTGGATGCCGCCGGGTTCACCCCGGCGCTGGCCGAGGAGTGCTTCGGGCCGCTCGCGCTGATCGTGCGGTACTCGTCCTCGGCGGAGCTGCTGGACGTGCTGGCGTCGCTGCCCGGGTCGCTGACGGCAACCGTCCACTCCGCGGACGGCGACGACCTGGGCCCGCTGCTGGCCGTGCTGCAGCCCCGGGCGGGCCGCCTGCTGTTCGACGCGTACCCGACCGGCGTGCTGGTCTCCTGGGCACAGACCCACGGCGGGCCGTGGCCCTCCACCAATACCGTGCACACCTCCGTGGGCCCGACCGCGATCCGGCGCTTCCTCCGGCCGCTGACCTGGCAGAACGCGCCGGAACACGTGCTGCCGGCGGAGCTGCGGGACGGTTACGAGGGCATCCCGCGGCGCGTGGACGGCGTCCTGGCTTTGCCCGGCACCGGGGTCACCAGCGCGCTTCCAGGGCCAGCGGACCGCGGACGTTGA
- a CDS encoding enoyl-CoA hydratase/isomerase family protein: MIDEVTLDVADLVAVVTLNRPTKLNAVTPAMSAALVEAVTWCDDSPDVRAIVVTGAGERAFCAGSDITELDKYATPWDFRNRTDYCDAIRAARTPTIAAVNGYALGGGLETALSCDIRIASDTASFGAPEITLGWIGGGGMTPLLAQAIGPSNTALMTMTGDRIDAQRALQWHLVSEVVPGADLLGRAREIAATIASRAPIAAETAKANLRAAYSMPVEQAIAYERDLQTICFATEDAAEGRAAFAARRPATFHRR; this comes from the coding sequence ATGATCGACGAGGTGACTCTCGACGTCGCCGACCTCGTCGCCGTCGTCACGCTCAACCGGCCGACGAAGCTCAACGCGGTCACGCCGGCCATGTCCGCCGCGCTGGTCGAGGCCGTGACCTGGTGCGACGACTCGCCGGACGTGCGCGCGATCGTCGTCACCGGCGCGGGCGAGCGCGCGTTCTGCGCGGGCTCCGACATCACCGAGCTCGACAAGTACGCCACCCCGTGGGACTTCCGGAACCGCACCGACTACTGCGACGCGATCCGCGCCGCGCGGACCCCGACGATCGCCGCGGTCAACGGCTACGCGCTCGGCGGCGGCCTGGAGACCGCGCTGTCCTGCGACATTCGCATCGCGTCGGACACCGCGAGCTTCGGCGCGCCGGAGATCACGCTCGGCTGGATCGGCGGCGGGGGTATGACCCCGCTGCTCGCGCAGGCGATCGGCCCGAGCAACACCGCGCTGATGACGATGACCGGCGACCGTATCGACGCGCAGCGAGCGTTGCAGTGGCACCTGGTCAGCGAGGTCGTTCCCGGCGCGGACCTGCTCGGGCGGGCACGGGAGATCGCCGCGACGATCGCGTCCCGGGCCCCGATCGCGGCCGAGACCGCGAAGGCGAACCTCCGCGCGGCGTACTCGATGCCGGTCGAGCAGGCGATCGCCTACGAGCGCGATCTGCAGACGATCTGCTTCGCGACCGAGGACGCTGCGGAGGGACGCGCCGCGTTCGCCGCCCGCCGCCCCGCGACCTTCCACCGGAGGTGA
- a CDS encoding extracellular solute-binding protein encodes MRGLTWDHPRGYEALAAAGDLITWDTQPLEGFEAHPLADLAERYDLLVIDHPHLGEAVSTDCLVPLDSLFSAEELAAWGAGSIGATMRSYHYAGRQWAVPLDAAAQVCARRPDLLPSPPSTWDEVLAVREPVALSLAGPHAFLTLCSLSVALGGSEAALDVMATLHARAPVGTDTLNPIGLLERAASTTDIALIPLVFGYVNYAPAVRFSDAPGLGSTLGGTGLAITRRCAVTPELLDHVRWLMREDTQCGFIPAHAGQPSARRAWETPGFYADTARTLDAAWVRPRHPGFIPFQARASALVRDALDGVISHRTCLAELSEVLP; translated from the coding sequence ATGAGGGGCCTGACCTGGGACCACCCTCGCGGCTACGAGGCGCTGGCCGCCGCGGGTGATCTGATCACCTGGGACACCCAGCCGCTGGAGGGCTTCGAGGCGCATCCGCTCGCGGACCTCGCGGAGCGGTACGACCTGCTGGTCATCGACCATCCGCACCTCGGGGAGGCGGTGTCGACCGACTGCCTGGTGCCGCTGGACTCGCTGTTCTCCGCGGAGGAGCTGGCCGCCTGGGGCGCGGGCTCGATCGGGGCGACGATGCGGTCGTACCACTACGCGGGCCGGCAGTGGGCGGTGCCGCTCGACGCGGCCGCGCAGGTGTGTGCCCGCCGGCCCGACCTGCTGCCGTCGCCGCCCTCGACCTGGGACGAGGTGCTCGCGGTACGGGAGCCGGTCGCGCTGTCGCTGGCCGGGCCGCACGCGTTCCTGACGTTGTGTTCGCTCTCGGTGGCGCTCGGGGGGTCCGAGGCCGCGCTCGACGTCATGGCGACGCTGCACGCCCGAGCCCCGGTCGGCACCGACACGCTCAACCCGATCGGCCTGCTCGAACGGGCGGCGTCCACGACCGACATCGCGCTGATCCCGCTGGTGTTCGGCTACGTCAACTACGCGCCGGCCGTCCGGTTCAGCGACGCGCCGGGGCTCGGCTCGACGCTCGGCGGCACCGGCCTCGCGATCACCCGCCGCTGCGCGGTCACGCCGGAGCTGCTCGACCACGTGCGCTGGCTGATGCGAGAGGACACCCAGTGCGGGTTCATCCCCGCCCACGCCGGCCAGCCCAGCGCCCGGCGCGCCTGGGAGACTCCGGGCTTCTACGCCGACACCGCGCGCACGCTCGACGCCGCCTGGGTCCGTCCCCGGCACCCCGGTTTCATCCCGTTCCAGGCGCGGGCCTCCGCGCTGGTGCGCGACGCGCTGGACGGCGTCATCAGCCATCGAACCTGCCTGGCCGAGCTCTCGGAGGTGCTCCCATGA
- a CDS encoding fumarylacetoacetate hydrolase family protein: MSASPSWPPTEVLPVDADAATLAGRVWRPGLGPSVVVVRNGALFDVTAVFPTVRDLTETPDPAKELRSAPGEALGTLAEILANTPPETRDPGRPHLLAPIDLHVVKAAGVTFAASMLERVIEERVRGEAGAAADARADIHALIGDSTPRPGSPEAARLREVLVAEGRWSQYLEVGLGPDAEIFTKAPVLAAVGTAVDAGVRRDSTWNNPEPEVVVVVSSTGGIVGATLGNDVNLRDVEGRSALLLPQAKDNNASAAVGPFVRLFDASFDLDDVRDATVTLTVDGEDGYHLDGESSMAQISRDPADLAAQLMAHHSYPDGAVLYLGTMFAPTADRHAPGLGFTHDDGDVVTVSSPRLGTLTNRIRPADECEPWTFGVADLMRSLTAR; the protein is encoded by the coding sequence ATGAGTGCTTCGCCCAGCTGGCCGCCCACCGAGGTGTTGCCCGTCGACGCCGACGCGGCGACGCTCGCCGGGCGCGTGTGGCGCCCCGGGCTCGGCCCGTCCGTCGTCGTCGTGCGAAACGGCGCGTTGTTCGACGTCACCGCAGTCTTTCCGACGGTCCGCGACCTCACGGAGACGCCCGACCCGGCCAAGGAGCTGCGCTCCGCTCCCGGGGAGGCTCTCGGAACGCTGGCCGAGATCCTCGCCAACACCCCGCCGGAGACCCGCGACCCCGGCCGTCCGCACCTGCTCGCCCCCATCGACCTGCACGTCGTCAAGGCCGCGGGGGTCACGTTCGCCGCCTCTATGCTCGAGCGGGTGATCGAGGAACGGGTCCGCGGTGAGGCGGGTGCCGCCGCGGACGCGCGCGCCGACATCCACGCGCTGATCGGCGACTCCACGCCCCGGCCCGGCTCGCCGGAGGCCGCCAGGCTGCGCGAGGTGCTCGTCGCCGAGGGCCGCTGGAGCCAGTACCTCGAGGTCGGTCTCGGCCCGGACGCGGAGATCTTCACCAAGGCGCCGGTGCTCGCCGCGGTCGGCACCGCGGTCGACGCCGGGGTACGCCGCGATTCGACCTGGAACAACCCGGAGCCCGAGGTCGTCGTGGTCGTGTCCTCGACGGGGGGGATCGTCGGCGCGACGCTCGGCAACGACGTCAACCTGCGCGATGTCGAGGGACGCTCCGCGCTGCTCCTGCCGCAGGCCAAGGACAACAACGCGTCGGCCGCGGTCGGCCCGTTCGTGCGCCTCTTCGATGCTTCGTTCGATCTGGACGACGTCCGCGACGCCACCGTGACGCTGACCGTTGACGGCGAAGACGGTTACCACCTGGACGGCGAGTCGTCGATGGCCCAGATCAGCCGCGACCCGGCCGACCTGGCGGCCCAGCTCATGGCGCACCACTCGTACCCCGACGGCGCTGTGCTCTACCTGGGCACGATGTTCGCCCCGACCGCCGACCGGCACGCGCCCGGTCTGGGTTTCACCCACGACGACGGTGACGTGGTGACGGTCTCGTCGCCCCGGCTGGGCACGCTGACCAACCGCATCCGCCCCGCCGACGAATGCGAGCCATGGACGTTCGGCGTCGCCGACCTGATGCGAAGTCTGACGGCGCGATGA
- a CDS encoding SDR family NAD(P)-dependent oxidoreductase: protein MSPPQGRVALVTGAGGALGRATAARLATDGFDVAILDVDAAGLDATAEHVAKAGARALPLVADLRDADALTAAVDRAAGFGRLSALVNNAAIYPARPFLEVPIAEYDDVVAVNQRAYWLAAQTAARHLIANGGGAIVNIASITMHGGWSDLAAYVSTKGAAVTLTRALARELGPHEIRVNAVSPGAFPTAAEEIHEDPEAYQAFVLERQSLKRRGTPDELAAVVSFLVGTNASFVTGQCIEVDGGWVMV from the coding sequence ATGAGTCCACCGCAGGGACGCGTCGCGCTGGTGACCGGCGCGGGCGGGGCGCTGGGCCGGGCCACCGCGGCCCGGTTGGCCACCGACGGCTTCGACGTCGCGATCCTCGACGTCGACGCGGCCGGCCTGGACGCCACCGCCGAACACGTCGCGAAGGCGGGCGCGCGGGCGCTCCCGCTGGTCGCCGACCTCCGCGACGCCGACGCACTCACGGCAGCCGTCGATAGGGCCGCGGGCTTCGGCCGGCTGTCCGCGCTGGTGAACAACGCGGCGATCTACCCCGCCCGCCCGTTCCTCGAGGTCCCGATCGCCGAGTACGACGACGTCGTCGCCGTGAACCAGCGCGCGTACTGGCTCGCCGCACAGACCGCCGCCCGGCACCTGATCGCCAACGGCGGCGGGGCCATCGTCAACATCGCGTCGATCACGATGCACGGCGGCTGGTCCGACCTCGCGGCCTACGTGTCGACGAAGGGCGCCGCGGTGACGCTGACCAGGGCACTCGCCCGCGAGCTCGGCCCGCACGAGATCCGCGTCAACGCGGTCTCCCCCGGCGCCTTCCCCACCGCGGCCGAGGAGATCCACGAGGACCCCGAGGCCTACCAGGCGTTCGTGCTCGAGCGGCAGTCGCTGAAGCGCCGGGGAACTCCGGACGAGCTCGCCGCCGTTGTCTCGTTCTTGGTCGGGACGAACGCGTCGTTCGTGACTGGTCAGTGCATTGAGGTAGACGGAGGGTGGGTAATGGTATGA
- a CDS encoding LacI family DNA-binding transcriptional regulator: MTLADVAEAAGVSAQTVSRVIREPDTVGDEVRARVEEAIAATGYVRNLTASNLASNRSLTVAALLPNLNASVFAETVHAFAAELATDGYQIFVGTTDYRPEHEEELVASFLGRRPDGVLMIGTSHTERTRALLRGVPVVETWGWTGDPIDLLVGFSHADATAALVRHLAARGRRRITFAGRQLPGDSRAAERLAGYSAAVSDLGASPRVVDAGDRPATMDTGVAMLDAVLDRYPDTDAIVFASDVYAAGALLACVRRGLDVPGRLAIAGFGDFEMSRHLVPSLTTVAVPNTEIGALAARLLRERMAGREVTTPARDVGFEIVIRESS, encoded by the coding sequence GTGACGCTCGCCGACGTCGCCGAGGCCGCGGGTGTGTCCGCGCAGACCGTCTCCCGGGTGATTCGCGAGCCCGACACGGTCGGGGACGAGGTCCGCGCCCGCGTCGAGGAGGCGATCGCAGCCACCGGTTACGTCCGCAACCTCACGGCGAGCAACCTGGCGTCCAACCGCAGCCTCACCGTGGCCGCGCTGCTGCCCAACCTCAACGCGTCGGTGTTCGCCGAGACCGTGCACGCGTTCGCCGCCGAGCTGGCCACCGACGGCTACCAGATCTTCGTCGGCACCACCGACTACCGGCCCGAGCACGAGGAGGAGCTCGTCGCGAGCTTCCTCGGCCGCCGCCCCGACGGCGTCCTGATGATCGGCACCTCGCACACCGAGCGGACCCGCGCGCTGCTGCGCGGCGTGCCGGTCGTCGAGACGTGGGGCTGGACCGGCGACCCGATCGACCTGCTGGTCGGGTTCTCCCACGCCGACGCCACCGCGGCGCTGGTGCGGCACCTCGCCGCGCGCGGGCGGCGGCGGATCACGTTCGCCGGACGGCAGTTGCCCGGGGATTCGCGGGCCGCCGAGCGGCTGGCGGGGTACAGCGCGGCCGTGTCGGACCTGGGCGCCTCTCCGCGGGTCGTGGACGCCGGTGACCGGCCGGCCACGATGGACACCGGCGTGGCGATGCTCGACGCTGTCCTCGACCGCTACCCCGACACCGACGCGATCGTGTTCGCCAGCGACGTGTACGCGGCCGGTGCGCTGCTGGCCTGTGTCCGGCGCGGTCTGGACGTGCCGGGAAGGCTGGCGATCGCCGGGTTCGGTGACTTCGAGATGTCCCGGCACCTGGTGCCGTCCCTGACCACCGTCGCCGTGCCCAACACCGAGATCGGTGCACTGGCCGCACGGCTGCTCCGCGAGCGCATGGCCGGCCGGGAGGTCACCACGCCGGCCCGCGACGTGGGATTCGAGATCGTCATCCGGGAGTCTTCGTGA
- a CDS encoding cytochrome P450: MVSELAASFDPLGAHYDDPYGFYARARRDEPVFYSPRLDAWVVTRFADVDAVLKDPTAFSSVNSLRPIRAPYPAALAVLATGYPQTPDHVTSDGVDHRRLRTPYAKHLTTPGFVKGREAAIRQRADTLIGEFDEAGHADLIAQYATLLPAATAGELFGFAPDDIPVAKAGSEALFSLGSADLTEDEEARAAETVVAFQQLLAEYARRRRAAPTGDLMSDVVAALAPGDDPLTYDQEAELVGTFGSTFGASHITTADGIGSALRLLLSRPDQWELLCRKPELAPYAVEEVLRFEAPIPAMFRRVSHPATVAGVKLPEGADVLLAFASANRDEDRYPDADRFDVTRTPSRHFAFGAGIHTCVGAAMARLQMRIALQTLIERLPGLRLAPDQHIEVRRSINVRGPLALEARW; encoded by the coding sequence ATGGTCAGTGAGCTCGCGGCGAGTTTCGATCCGCTAGGGGCGCACTACGACGACCCGTACGGGTTTTACGCCCGGGCACGACGTGACGAGCCGGTCTTCTACTCCCCGCGCCTGGACGCCTGGGTCGTCACGCGATTCGCCGACGTCGACGCGGTCCTCAAGGACCCGACCGCGTTCTCGTCGGTCAACAGCCTCCGCCCGATCCGGGCCCCGTATCCGGCCGCGTTGGCCGTGCTGGCCACCGGCTACCCGCAGACGCCCGATCACGTGACGTCGGACGGCGTCGATCATCGCCGTCTCCGCACTCCGTACGCCAAGCATCTGACGACGCCCGGGTTCGTCAAGGGACGGGAAGCCGCGATCCGGCAGCGCGCCGACACCCTCATCGGCGAGTTCGACGAAGCGGGCCACGCCGACCTGATCGCGCAGTACGCCACGCTGCTGCCTGCCGCGACCGCGGGCGAGCTGTTCGGATTCGCGCCGGACGATATCCCGGTGGCGAAGGCGGGCAGCGAGGCCCTGTTCTCGCTGGGCAGCGCCGACCTGACCGAGGACGAGGAAGCGCGGGCCGCCGAGACCGTCGTCGCGTTCCAGCAGCTCCTGGCCGAGTACGCCAGGCGGCGGCGCGCCGCACCAACCGGCGACCTGATGAGCGACGTCGTCGCCGCGCTGGCGCCCGGTGACGACCCGCTGACGTACGACCAGGAGGCCGAGCTCGTCGGGACGTTCGGCAGCACGTTCGGCGCCAGCCACATCACGACCGCCGACGGCATCGGCAGCGCTCTGCGGCTGTTACTCAGCCGCCCCGACCAGTGGGAGCTGCTGTGCAGGAAGCCGGAGCTGGCGCCGTATGCCGTCGAGGAGGTCCTGCGGTTCGAGGCGCCGATTCCCGCCATGTTCCGCCGCGTCTCCCACCCGGCCACGGTCGCGGGCGTGAAACTTCCGGAGGGCGCCGACGTGCTGCTCGCGTTCGCGTCGGCCAACCGCGACGAGGACCGCTACCCCGACGCCGATCGGTTCGACGTGACCCGCACGCCGAGCCGCCACTTCGCGTTCGGAGCCGGCATCCACACCTGCGTCGGCGCGGCGATGGCACGCCTGCAGATGCGGATCGCGCTCCAGACGCTGATCGAGCGCCTGCCCGGACTGCGCCTGGCACCGGATCAGCACATCGAGGTACGGCGGTCGATCAACGTCCGCGGTCCGCTGGCCCTGGAAGCGCGCTGGTGA
- a CDS encoding aldose 1-epimerase family protein codes for MNRLFLARHAGDTSAAGGVRAVVLDDGPERGIRALEFRTGAGLNFDVLVDRALDLGTAEFRGDGFGWRSATGFRHPGLHDYADDDGLSIMRSFSGLLLTAGLDHTLFGAEVDASNYRYPPKETVKNGLHGRVGNIPARLHGYGERWEDDDTCVLWAEGEVRQAAIFGEHLRLTRRVEATVGTSEIRLIDVVRNAGFDPTPHMYLYHVNIGWPFLAEGARYELPLQETIWQTDSVAEQGVSNVVMPGPQKGFVEQVYEHVLKPDADGKARPRLVNEELGVFFELEYDTAQFPAFFQWLHLREGAYAVGFEPSTHHVQGAQAARDDGSMIWLGPGEERRYTTTFRVGTL; via the coding sequence ATGAATCGGTTGTTCTTAGCGCGCCACGCGGGCGACACGAGCGCCGCCGGCGGCGTCCGGGCCGTCGTGCTCGACGACGGGCCCGAACGGGGCATCCGCGCGTTGGAGTTCCGCACCGGTGCCGGGCTGAACTTCGACGTGCTCGTGGACCGCGCGCTGGACCTGGGCACCGCGGAGTTCCGCGGCGACGGCTTCGGATGGCGCTCGGCGACCGGCTTCCGCCACCCCGGCCTGCACGACTACGCCGACGACGACGGCCTCTCGATCATGCGCAGCTTCAGCGGTCTGCTGCTCACCGCCGGGCTCGACCACACGCTGTTCGGCGCCGAGGTCGACGCCTCGAACTACCGCTATCCGCCCAAGGAGACCGTGAAGAACGGTCTGCACGGGCGAGTCGGCAACATCCCCGCCCGCCTGCACGGTTACGGCGAACGCTGGGAGGACGACGACACCTGCGTGCTGTGGGCCGAGGGCGAGGTGCGTCAGGCCGCGATCTTCGGTGAGCACCTGCGGTTGACGCGGCGCGTCGAAGCCACCGTCGGCACCTCGGAGATCCGCCTGATCGACGTCGTCCGGAATGCAGGTTTTGACCCGACGCCGCACATGTACCTGTACCACGTCAACATCGGGTGGCCGTTCCTCGCCGAAGGCGCTCGGTACGAGCTGCCGTTGCAGGAGACGATCTGGCAGACCGACAGCGTCGCCGAACAGGGTGTGTCGAACGTGGTCATGCCCGGCCCGCAAAAGGGGTTCGTCGAGCAGGTCTACGAGCACGTCCTCAAGCCCGACGCCGACGGGAAGGCCCGGCCGCGGCTGGTGAACGAGGAGCTCGGGGTGTTCTTCGAGCTGGAGTACGACACCGCGCAGTTCCCCGCGTTCTTCCAGTGGCTGCACCTGCGCGAGGGCGCCTACGCGGTGGGCTTCGAGCCCTCGACCCACCACGTGCAGGGCGCCCAGGCGGCTCGCGACGACGGTTCGATGATCTGGCTCGGTCCGGGCGAGGAGCGCCGGTACACGACGACGTTCCGGGTAGGCACGCTATGA
- a CDS encoding CaiB/BaiF CoA transferase family protein gives MDGVLAGYRVLDCSIAMAGPFAAQRLGDLGADVVKIEPVAGEWQRHAAAGGAAGNRINVSFLSLNRNKRSLAVDLKTSAGKALLVKLVASADVFLQNYRPGVAQRLGVDYETLREVNPRLVYVSISGYGEDGPYAQRPGQDLLLQAMSGAMLSTGRAGEPPRAAGQYLVDAVTASTAFEGVLAALLHRERTGEGQLVTVNMLDAITTLQMQELSVHTVGGLPQERSAEPHAHVYIRAPYGTFATSDGYLALAFPPLKLLGELIGEDSFADAVDEEDGWTRRDELFAKTAARLVTEPTAHWLALFEAAGIWAGPVYSYDDLVGDPQIVHNKTFVTYVHPTEGTVTTPGFPYKFSATPPRITRGAPLTGEHTREVLVELGIGETEVDALLSDGVVAETA, from the coding sequence ATGGACGGTGTGCTCGCCGGATACCGGGTGCTGGACTGCTCGATCGCGATGGCCGGGCCGTTCGCCGCGCAGCGCCTCGGCGACCTGGGCGCCGACGTGGTGAAGATCGAACCCGTCGCGGGGGAGTGGCAGCGGCACGCGGCGGCAGGCGGCGCCGCGGGCAACCGCATCAACGTCTCGTTCCTGTCGCTGAACCGGAACAAGCGGTCGTTAGCCGTCGACCTCAAGACGTCCGCCGGGAAAGCGCTGCTGGTGAAGCTGGTCGCGAGCGCCGACGTGTTCCTGCAGAACTACCGGCCGGGGGTGGCCCAGCGGCTCGGCGTCGACTACGAGACGCTGCGGGAGGTCAACCCGCGGCTGGTCTACGTGTCGATCTCCGGCTACGGCGAGGACGGGCCCTACGCGCAGCGTCCGGGGCAGGACCTGCTGCTGCAGGCCATGTCCGGCGCGATGCTCTCCACCGGCCGGGCCGGTGAGCCGCCGCGCGCGGCCGGTCAGTACCTGGTCGACGCGGTGACCGCCTCCACCGCGTTCGAAGGAGTGCTGGCCGCGCTGCTGCACCGCGAGCGCACCGGCGAAGGGCAGCTGGTCACCGTCAACATGCTCGACGCGATCACCACGCTGCAGATGCAGGAACTGTCCGTGCACACGGTCGGCGGCCTGCCCCAGGAGCGCAGCGCGGAGCCGCACGCGCACGTCTACATCCGGGCTCCGTACGGCACGTTCGCCACCTCCGACGGGTACCTGGCGCTGGCGTTCCCGCCGCTGAAACTGCTGGGCGAGCTGATCGGCGAGGACTCGTTCGCCGACGCGGTCGACGAGGAGGACGGCTGGACCCGCCGAGACGAGCTGTTCGCGAAGACCGCGGCGCGGCTGGTCACCGAGCCGACCGCGCACTGGTTGGCGCTGTTCGAGGCGGCGGGGATCTGGGCCGGCCCGGTGTACTCGTACGACGACCTCGTTGGTGACCCTCAGATCGTCCACAACAAGACGTTCGTCACCTACGTGCACCCGACTGAGGGAACCGTGACCACGCCCGGGTTCCCGTACAAGTTCTCGGCGACGCCGCCGCGCATCACGCGCGGTGCGCCGCTGACCGGCGAGCACACCCGCGAGGTGCTCGTCGAGCTCGGCATCGGGGAGACCGAGGTCGACGCGCTGCTCTCCGACGGCGTCGTGGCTGAGACCGCATGA